In Gemmatimonas sp. UBA7669, one genomic interval encodes:
- a CDS encoding NuoI/complex I 23 kDa subunit family protein, with the protein MAIGVKVLNRPLDQVSYVRATLKGMATTLKHLVDPHKVTMQYPETKWDLSPRWRGTHRMLTTEDGKAKCVACGLCPTVCPANCIKLTPGEDEQGNRYPLVFEIDEFRCIFCGYCQEVCPEEAIHVGRHYENAEYDRASFVYDLERLTAQTHPVSELWDPADPKGE; encoded by the coding sequence ATGGCCATCGGCGTCAAGGTGCTCAATCGGCCGCTCGATCAGGTGAGTTATGTGCGGGCCACGCTCAAGGGCATGGCCACCACGCTCAAGCATCTGGTCGATCCGCACAAGGTCACCATGCAGTATCCGGAGACCAAATGGGATCTCTCGCCGCGCTGGCGCGGCACGCATCGCATGCTCACCACCGAGGACGGCAAGGCCAAGTGCGTGGCCTGCGGCCTCTGTCCGACGGTGTGCCCCGCCAACTGCATCAAGCTCACGCCGGGCGAGGACGAACAGGGCAATCGCTATCCGCTCGTTTTCGAGATCGACGAGTTCCGCTGCATTTTCTGCGGCTACTGCCAGGAAGTGTGCCCGGAAGAGGCCATTCACGTTGGGCGGCACTACGAGAACGCGGAGTATGACCGCGCGTCGTTCGTGTACGACCTCGAGCGGCTCACGGCGCAGACGCATCCGGTGAGCGAGTTGTGGGACCCTGCAGACCCGAAGGGCGAATGA